A section of the Leptotrichia sp. HSP-342 genome encodes:
- a CDS encoding EutP/PduV family microcompartment system protein: MKKILLIGKSMCGKTTLTQRIHGLDIQYEKTQMLKYSDDILDTPGEYMENRMLYKALIISSYDCDVIGMVQACNEEHNVFPPGFSTAFTKPVIGIVTKSDLGGDVERACEILENAGAQKVFVVSSYENKGIEELVKYLEDDNGQLEGDK, from the coding sequence TTGAAAAAGATACTTTTAATAGGAAAATCAATGTGCGGTAAGACAACATTGACTCAAAGAATACACGGTCTGGATATACAATATGAAAAAACACAGATGTTAAAGTATTCTGATGATATTTTAGATACGCCTGGTGAATATATGGAAAATAGAATGCTTTACAAGGCTTTGATTATAAGTTCGTATGACTGTGATGTTATAGGAATGGTACAGGCGTGTAATGAGGAGCATAATGTTTTTCCGCCAGGATTTTCCACAGCTTTTACAAAACCTGTAATTGGAATTGTAACAAAATCTGATTTGGGTGGAGATGTGGAAAGAGCTTGTGAAATATTAGAAAATGCAGGAGCCCAAAAAGTTTTTGTTGTAAGTTCTTATGAAAATAAAGGAATTGAAGAGCTTGTCAAATATCTGGAAGATGATAACGGGCAGTTAGAAGGTGATAAATAA
- a CDS encoding BMC domain-containing protein: MATLNALGMIETKGLVAAVEAADAMVKAANVTLIGKEHVGGGLVTVLVRGDVGAVKAATDAGAAAAERVGELISIHVIPRPHTEIEAILPKARIVEGE; encoded by the coding sequence ATGGCAACATTAAATGCATTAGGAATGATTGAAACAAAAGGATTGGTAGCAGCAGTAGAAGCTGCAGATGCGATGGTAAAAGCTGCAAATGTTACTTTAATCGGAAAAGAACACGTAGGTGGAGGATTAGTAACAGTATTAGTAAGAGGAGATGTAGGAGCAGTTAAGGCTGCAACAGATGCAGGAGCTGCAGCGGCTGAAAGAGTAGGAGAATTGATTTCAATTCACGTAATTCCTCGTCCTCATACTGAAATTGAGGCTATATTGCCTAAAGCAAGAATAGTTGAGGGTGAATAA
- the hemA gene encoding glutamyl-tRNA reductase has product MKENLVKNFYILSFSYKNLSLEEREKFVKEGYRHVLRGYLEKRIIKGYVAVETCLRIELYLDVSKEFEIERLKRDFRIDKMKDYKGAEAVNYLLRVICGLDSIIKGEDQILVQLKKAYFDALDKNITSSFLNIMFNQAIETGKRFRTESKINEKNISLDSIAVKFIRTKFESLENKKIFVIGVGDLSQSILALLHKMNNCHLTMTNRSLRKSIELQKVYPDVQTAEFNEKYNVIKNMDIVISATSAPHLILETAKIQNILNDGKKRFFLDLAVPRDIETSIGEFENASLYHLEDIWDEYNKNVEKRDEIVEKYSYIIEEQLKKIAEKLEKRRKYTNQKNIEMGENR; this is encoded by the coding sequence ATGAAGGAAAATTTAGTAAAAAATTTTTATATTCTGAGTTTTAGTTATAAAAATTTGAGTTTGGAAGAAAGGGAAAAGTTTGTAAAAGAGGGGTATAGACATGTTTTGAGGGGGTATTTGGAAAAAAGGATTATAAAGGGGTATGTGGCTGTTGAAACTTGCCTTAGGATAGAGCTTTATTTGGATGTTAGCAAGGAATTTGAAATTGAGAGGTTAAAGAGGGATTTTAGAATTGATAAGATGAAGGACTATAAAGGTGCTGAAGCCGTGAATTATTTGTTGCGGGTGATTTGTGGGCTGGATTCAATAATAAAGGGAGAGGATCAGATTCTTGTACAGCTTAAAAAAGCATATTTTGACGCTCTTGACAAAAATATTACATCTTCATTTTTGAATATAATGTTTAATCAGGCGATAGAAACTGGAAAAAGATTTAGGACGGAAAGCAAGATAAATGAAAAAAATATTTCACTTGATTCGATAGCTGTAAAATTTATAAGAACAAAATTTGAGAGCCTTGAAAATAAAAAAATATTTGTAATTGGAGTGGGAGATTTGAGCCAGTCGATTCTTGCACTTCTTCACAAAATGAACAATTGCCATTTGACAATGACAAATAGAAGTTTACGAAAGTCTATTGAATTGCAGAAAGTGTATCCAGACGTTCAGACAGCAGAATTTAATGAGAAATATAATGTTATAAAAAATATGGATATTGTAATAAGTGCCACTTCTGCACCACATTTGATTCTTGAAACAGCGAAAATTCAAAATATTCTGAATGATGGAAAAAAACGGTTTTTCCTTGATTTAGCAGTTCCGAGAGATATTGAAACAAGTATTGGGGAGTTTGAAAATGCTTCGCTTTATCATTTGGAGGATATTTGGGATGAATATAATAAAAATGTGGAAAAACGGGATGAAATTGTAGAAAAATATTCTTACATTATTGAGGAGCAGTTGAAAAAAATAGCGGAAAAACTTGAAAAAAGAAGAAAATATACAAATCAGAAAAATATTGAGATGGGTGAAAATAGATGA
- a CDS encoding cobalamin adenosyltransferase gives MPVITEGMLRKLDKEGQLEKVHITEKDILTPSAREFLNVKKIDFRIKRSQDQVVNSESDNVNKVKDSQANTSEEKAPPKRQYKDYITGATYDKKPEFMTQLFGNELVVKNHKRIVLRGKFDILQAEVIRYWKKYEKNKKLESDFAQAYRFVRDLFISEMTDTPFQERDVLGYDIDTLKDITHNTIKYYKTGHLFEINADFDETVIDINCLRALSRECEVAAVDAFYKEGKTERVDMLKALNRLSSILYLMMLKANNGDYKS, from the coding sequence ATGCCTGTTATAACAGAAGGAATGCTTAGAAAATTAGATAAGGAAGGGCAGCTTGAAAAAGTACATATAACTGAAAAAGACATCCTTACACCGTCAGCAAGAGAGTTTTTAAATGTAAAAAAAATTGATTTTAGAATAAAAAGATCACAGGATCAAGTTGTGAATAGCGAATCAGACAATGTAAACAAAGTTAAAGACTCTCAAGCAAATACTTCCGAAGAAAAAGCCCCTCCAAAAAGACAGTATAAAGACTATATTACAGGAGCAACTTATGATAAAAAGCCTGAATTTATGACTCAACTGTTTGGAAATGAACTTGTTGTAAAAAATCATAAGAGAATTGTTTTACGAGGTAAGTTTGATATTTTGCAGGCTGAGGTAATAAGATACTGGAAAAAATATGAAAAGAATAAAAAATTGGAAAGTGACTTTGCACAGGCATACAGATTTGTAAGAGATTTGTTTATAAGTGAAATGACTGATACACCGTTTCAGGAAAGAGATGTTCTTGGATATGACATTGATACGTTAAAAGATATAACTCATAATACAATTAAATATTACAAAACAGGACATCTCTTTGAAATAAATGCTGACTTTGATGAAACAGTCATTGATATAAACTGTCTTAGAGCTTTGTCAAGAGAGTGTGAAGTTGCTGCAGTAGATGCTTTTTATAAGGAAGGGAAGACGGAAAGAGTAGACATGCTAAAGGCACTAAACCGTCTGAGCAGTATATTGTACTTGATGATGTTAAAAGCAAATAACGGAGATTATAAATCATAA
- a CDS encoding BMC domain-containing protein encodes MDSYGYVETRGLVTAIEAADAALKAANVTLTNYYYVKGGIVTIEVMGDVAAVNAAVDAAVESAKRLGNFLSSNVIARVATETKKILISDNGKKSDEKTVVQEKSEEKVIEETLEEKIEEQSIVENTDKKEAIVEQMEDIVVKEPAQEIFEKASEEISEKIETIEKVEDVPQKEEVKSELNDGNQENKEISLKKTSKKEEEIKKLRKEYQDMKVADLKTKVNNLKLGYTWNQIKTMPKKKLIEILIKNNQEE; translated from the coding sequence ATGGATTCGTACGGATATGTGGAAACACGGGGACTTGTAACGGCAATAGAGGCTGCCGATGCTGCATTGAAAGCTGCTAATGTAACATTGACAAACTATTACTATGTAAAAGGTGGAATTGTAACCATTGAAGTGATGGGAGATGTTGCTGCTGTAAATGCCGCTGTGGATGCCGCCGTTGAAAGTGCTAAAAGACTTGGCAATTTCCTGAGTAGCAATGTTATTGCAAGAGTGGCTACTGAAACGAAGAAAATCCTAATAAGTGATAATGGAAAAAAATCAGATGAAAAGACAGTTGTCCAAGAAAAATCTGAAGAAAAAGTTATTGAAGAAACTCTAGAAGAGAAAATAGAAGAACAATCAATAGTTGAGAATACAGATAAAAAAGAGGCAATAGTTGAACAAATGGAGGATATAGTAGTAAAAGAGCCTGCTCAAGAGATTTTTGAAAAAGCATCTGAAGAAATTTCAGAAAAAATTGAAACAATAGAAAAAGTGGAAGATGTACCTCAAAAAGAAGAAGTAAAATCAGAATTAAATGACGGTAATCAGGAAAATAAAGAAATCTCACTAAAGAAAACTTCCAAAAAAGAAGAAGAAATAAAAAAATTGAGAAAAGAATATCAGGATATGAAGGTAGCTGACTTAAAAACGAAGGTAAATAACCTTAAACTTGGCTATACTTGGAACCAGATAAAGACAATGCCAAAGAAAAAATTGATAGAAATTTTGATAAAAAATAATCAGGAGGAATAG
- a CDS encoding ethanolamine utilization protein, with amino-acid sequence MDTQDLIEVLAREVLKEIAKRENQSLSENIKHSPEKSIITAFLGNDEVLKDELKKETSVVDNIKLDSTWEEIEKNENKKRLVVSTLGINDLIDLSQGKKSIITEFLFNEGEVLLVEEGLEYKKYTKPAALISLYDEYVKKVQEFGIKVVKRTEVKNAFDAKEKVYLKGLVTESRLRKLGLKNQILEVDAKSKVTSLAMDYIKENSIELCYERGQ; translated from the coding sequence ATGGATACTCAAGATTTAATAGAAGTGCTTGCAAGGGAAGTATTAAAGGAAATTGCCAAAAGAGAAAATCAAAGTTTATCTGAAAATATCAAACATTCTCCTGAAAAATCAATAATAACAGCTTTTTTAGGAAATGATGAAGTCTTGAAGGATGAACTTAAAAAAGAGACATCAGTTGTAGACAACATAAAGTTGGACAGTACATGGGAAGAAATAGAAAAAAATGAAAATAAAAAGAGACTTGTTGTATCAACTCTTGGAATAAATGATTTAATTGATCTCTCACAAGGGAAAAAAAGTATCATAACAGAATTTCTTTTTAATGAAGGAGAAGTTCTGCTTGTGGAAGAAGGGCTGGAATATAAAAAATATACTAAACCTGCTGCATTAATAAGCCTTTATGATGAATATGTCAAAAAAGTTCAAGAATTTGGAATAAAGGTTGTGAAAAGAACAGAAGTGAAAAATGCTTTTGATGCTAAAGAAAAAGTGTATCTAAAAGGTTTGGTAACAGAAAGCAGACTTAGAAAGCTAGGATTAAAAAATCAGATACTTGAAGTTGATGCAAAATCTAAAGTGACTTCCCTTGCGATGGATTATATAAAAGAAAATAGCATTGAACTTTGCTATGAAAGAGGACAATAA
- the eutD gene encoding ethanolamine utilization phosphate acetyltransferase EutD gives MDRNELERIIRDKLQEILTTEKKDTFMVEASGRHVHLTKEHVEALFGEGYELTPVKDLSQPGQFAAKERVRVIGPKGEFSSVAILGPCRNFSQVELSLTDCREIGVKGVIRESGKIEGTPGILIGVGDKYIQLDKGLIVARRHIHMTSEDAKRFSVNDGETVKVKIHSDRPLIFDDVLIRVKDSFRLSMHIDFDEANACGYTSGVTGSIVKD, from the coding sequence ATGGACAGAAATGAATTGGAGAGAATAATAAGAGATAAGTTGCAGGAAATTCTGACAACAGAAAAAAAAGATACCTTTATGGTGGAAGCATCAGGTCGTCATGTGCACCTTACTAAAGAACACGTGGAAGCACTTTTTGGAGAAGGATATGAATTGACACCTGTAAAAGATTTATCACAGCCTGGACAGTTTGCCGCAAAGGAAAGAGTCAGAGTAATTGGACCAAAAGGAGAATTTTCGAGTGTTGCAATATTAGGACCATGCAGAAATTTTTCTCAAGTGGAGTTATCACTTACTGACTGCCGTGAAATTGGAGTCAAAGGAGTAATAAGAGAAAGTGGAAAAATTGAAGGGACACCAGGAATACTTATAGGTGTAGGTGATAAATATATACAGTTGGATAAAGGGCTTATAGTCGCAAGAAGACATATACACATGACAAGTGAAGATGCAAAAAGATTTTCTGTAAATGATGGTGAAACTGTGAAAGTAAAAATTCATAGTGACAGACCATTAATATTTGATGATGTTTTAATAAGAGTAAAGGACAGTTTCAGATTGAGCATGCATATTGATTTTGATGAAGCAAATGCTTGTGGATATACTTCAGGAGTAACTGGAAGCATTGTAAAAGATTAA
- the cobA gene encoding uroporphyrinogen-III C-methyltransferase, giving the protein MRKGKVYIAGAGCGDEGLITLKLKNVIEKADCIVYDRLVNENILQYAKSDVEMIYMGKENTAGGKLQAEINNKLVEKGKEGLEVLRLKGGDPFVFGRGGEEIEALVAENIDFEVIPGITSSIAVPAYAGIPVTHRGINTSFHVFTGHTQFNGIELDFPVIAKLEGTLVFLMGLSNPEKIAENLINNGKNPKTPVAIIKDGTTTRQKTYTGTLETIVNTVKEHNVKSPAIILIGEVVNLREKMKWFENKPLFGKNILVTRNREKQQNISNKINELGGQALSLPFINIEYVDFEMPDLKEYSTLLFNSINSVIGFMKKVKDIRSLGNVKIGVVGEKTAEEIEKYKIIPDFYPKEYTVERLASESVNFTKEGEKILFIVSDISPVNEKKYSDLYNRNYEKLVVYKTQKVEVEKEKAEKYIKESDILMFLSSSTFKAFADSINLSENEEIKEILKNKVIASIGPVTTKSIEKYGLKVGIEPKKYTEEGLFDEILTFVDSLK; this is encoded by the coding sequence ATGAGAAAAGGTAAAGTTTATATCGCAGGAGCAGGCTGTGGAGATGAGGGGCTTATAACTTTAAAATTGAAAAACGTGATAGAAAAAGCTGATTGCATTGTTTATGACAGGCTTGTAAATGAAAATATCTTACAATATGCAAAATCTGATGTAGAAATGATTTATATGGGTAAAGAAAATACTGCTGGAGGAAAATTGCAGGCAGAAATAAATAATAAATTAGTTGAAAAAGGTAAAGAAGGACTTGAAGTTCTAAGACTAAAAGGAGGAGATCCTTTTGTATTTGGACGAGGAGGGGAAGAAATAGAGGCTTTAGTTGCTGAAAATATAGATTTTGAGGTAATTCCAGGGATAACTTCTTCAATCGCTGTGCCAGCTTATGCTGGAATCCCTGTTACTCACAGAGGAATTAATACTTCCTTTCATGTATTTACTGGACATACGCAATTTAATGGAATAGAACTTGATTTTCCAGTTATTGCAAAATTGGAAGGAACTTTGGTCTTTTTAATGGGATTAAGCAATCCTGAAAAAATAGCAGAAAACTTGATAAATAACGGAAAAAATCCAAAAACCCCTGTCGCAATAATAAAAGATGGAACAACGACAAGACAGAAAACTTACACAGGAACATTGGAAACAATAGTAAATACAGTAAAAGAGCATAATGTAAAATCGCCTGCCATTATTTTGATTGGAGAAGTAGTAAATTTACGGGAAAAAATGAAATGGTTTGAGAATAAGCCGTTATTTGGGAAAAATATTCTTGTTACAAGAAATAGGGAAAAACAACAAAATATATCAAATAAAATAAATGAACTTGGCGGACAGGCTTTGAGCCTTCCATTTATTAATATAGAGTATGTCGATTTTGAAATGCCTGATTTGAAGGAATACAGCACCCTTCTATTTAACAGCATAAATTCTGTTATTGGATTTATGAAGAAAGTTAAGGATATTCGTTCTTTGGGAAATGTTAAAATAGGTGTAGTGGGAGAAAAAACTGCTGAAGAAATTGAAAAATATAAAATAATTCCAGATTTTTATCCAAAAGAATATACGGTAGAAAGACTGGCTAGCGAAAGTGTGAATTTTACTAAGGAAGGAGAAAAAATACTGTTTATAGTATCTGACATTTCTCCAGTAAATGAAAAAAAATATTCAGATTTATACAACCGAAATTATGAAAAACTTGTAGTGTATAAAACTCAGAAAGTTGAAGTGGAAAAGGAAAAAGCAGAAAAATATATAAAAGAAAGCGACATCTTAATGTTTTTAAGCTCATCGACCTTTAAAGCTTTTGCTGATAGCATAAACTTAAGTGAAAATGAGGAAATAAAAGAAATTCTGAAAAATAAAGTTATAGCCTCAATCGGCCCTGTTACTACAAAAAGTATTGAAAAATATGGATTAAAAGTAGGAATAGAGCCTAAGAAATATACTGAAGAAGGATTGTTTGATGAAATTTTGACATTTGTTGATAGTTTAAAATAA
- the eutS gene encoding ethanolamine utilization microcompartment protein EutS: MEEEKKQRMIQEYVPGRQLTLAHIIANPQRDLSKKIGLSENNTNAIGILTITPGEAAIIAADLATKSAGVEIGFVDRFTGSVVINGDVGSVEAAVNEVVSYFKNVLRFSITQITRS, from the coding sequence ATGGAAGAAGAAAAAAAACAGAGAATGATACAGGAATATGTGCCCGGTAGACAGTTGACTCTGGCTCACATAATTGCAAATCCACAAAGAGATTTATCAAAAAAGATAGGGCTTTCCGAAAATAATACAAATGCGATAGGAATACTTACAATAACTCCGGGAGAAGCGGCAATAATTGCGGCAGATCTGGCTACTAAAAGTGCAGGAGTGGAAATAGGATTTGTTGACAGGTTTACAGGATCGGTTGTAATAAACGGAGATGTGGGAAGCGTAGAAGCTGCTGTAAATGAAGTAGTTTCATATTTTAAAAATGTACTAAGATTTAGCATAACTCAAATAACGAGGTCATAA
- a CDS encoding BMC domain-containing protein — protein MATLNALGMIETKGLVAAIEAADAMVKAANVTLIGKEHVGGGLVTVLVRGDVGAVKAATDAGAAAAERVGELISIHVIPRPHAEVETILPR, from the coding sequence ATGGCAACATTAAATGCACTAGGAATGATTGAAACAAAAGGATTAGTGGCGGCAATAGAAGCTGCAGATGCAATGGTAAAAGCTGCAAACGTTACTCTAATTGGAAAAGAACACGTAGGTGGAGGATTAGTAACAGTACTAGTAAGAGGAGATGTAGGAGCAGTTAAAGCTGCGACAGATGCAGGAGCTGCGGCTGCTGAAAGAGTAGGAGAATTGATTTCAATTCATGTAATCCCGCGTCCACATGCTGAAGTTGAAACTATTTTGCCTAGATAA
- a CDS encoding acetaldehyde dehydrogenase (acetylating), which produces MDKDLQSIQEVRDLLNSASKAFEEYSQFSQGQIDEIVREICEEAQKHEVELAKLANEETGFGRWEDKVLKNRLASIGVYEAIKDQKTKGIILDDKEKRITEIGVPMGIIAALIPSTNPTSSTIYKIMIALKAGNAVIVSPHPNAKDCIIKTAEYLIKAAERKGAPKGLIGVIKTPTLQATQELMKHKKTSLILATGGEAMVKAAYSSGTPAIGVGPGNGPAFIERSADIRKAVKRIIDSKTFDNGVICASEQSIVTEEVIKNQVVDELKRQGAYFLNKDERNKVGSILMRANNTMNPKIVGKTALYIAAMAGITVPTTTKVLVSEETEVSHLNPYSREKLCPVLGFYTEETWEKACEKCIEILENEGIGHTMSMHTNNENIVREFSLKKPVSRLLVNTAAALGGVGATTNLLPAFTLGCGTVGGSATSDNIGPLNLINIRRVAYGTKELEELKEEGSCVNTYSVDNSRVNENEIEDIIRKVLDGIIKK; this is translated from the coding sequence ATGGATAAAGATTTACAATCAATACAAGAAGTAAGAGATTTATTAAATAGCGCAAGTAAAGCATTTGAAGAATATAGTCAGTTCTCGCAAGGTCAAATTGATGAAATAGTAAGGGAAATCTGTGAAGAAGCTCAAAAACATGAAGTTGAGCTAGCAAAACTTGCTAATGAAGAAACAGGATTTGGACGTTGGGAAGACAAAGTTCTAAAAAATAGACTTGCTTCAATAGGAGTATATGAAGCTATAAAAGATCAGAAGACAAAAGGGATAATTCTTGATGATAAGGAAAAAAGAATAACTGAAATAGGAGTTCCAATGGGTATAATTGCAGCCTTGATTCCATCAACAAATCCTACTTCATCAACAATTTATAAAATAATGATAGCATTAAAGGCAGGAAACGCAGTAATTGTAAGTCCTCACCCAAATGCAAAGGACTGTATAATTAAGACTGCAGAATACTTGATAAAAGCTGCTGAAAGAAAAGGTGCTCCAAAAGGACTTATTGGAGTTATAAAAACACCTACATTACAAGCTACACAAGAACTTATGAAACATAAAAAGACTTCATTAATTCTTGCAACAGGTGGAGAAGCAATGGTAAAAGCTGCTTACAGTTCAGGAACACCTGCAATAGGAGTAGGACCTGGAAATGGACCTGCGTTTATTGAAAGAAGTGCTGATATAAGAAAAGCCGTTAAAAGAATTATTGACAGTAAAACTTTTGATAATGGAGTAATTTGTGCTTCAGAACAATCAATAGTTACAGAAGAAGTAATTAAAAATCAAGTAGTAGATGAACTGAAAAGACAAGGAGCATACTTCCTTAACAAAGATGAAAGAAATAAAGTTGGAAGCATCCTTATGCGTGCAAACAACACAATGAATCCAAAAATAGTTGGGAAAACAGCTTTATATATAGCTGCAATGGCAGGAATAACAGTTCCTACAACTACAAAAGTACTTGTTTCTGAAGAAACAGAAGTTTCTCATTTAAATCCATATTCAAGAGAAAAATTATGTCCTGTATTAGGATTTTATACAGAAGAAACTTGGGAAAAAGCATGTGAAAAATGTATAGAAATTCTTGAAAATGAAGGAATTGGACATACAATGTCAATGCACACAAATAACGAAAATATCGTAAGAGAATTTTCATTGAAAAAACCTGTGTCAAGACTACTTGTAAATACAGCTGCGGCACTTGGAGGAGTAGGAGCAACAACTAATCTTTTACCTGCATTTACATTAGGATGTGGAACTGTTGGAGGAAGTGCAACTTCTGACAATATTGGACCATTAAACCTTATAAACATTAGAAGAGTAGCTTATGGTACAAAGGAACTGGAAGAATTGAAAGAAGAAGGTTCATGTGTAAATACATACTCAGTTGATAATTCACGAGTGAACGAAAATGAAATTGAAGATATCATAAGAAAAGTATTGGACGGAATTATAAAAAAATAG
- the hemC gene encoding hydroxymethylbilane synthase produces MKSNKIIIGTRGSILALAQAEKVKEMLIKKYDELRSMENFCEIEGFEKKNSLEIELKVIVTKGDKDLRDFTKIKGTTQKDLFVKEIEKEMLENKIDLAVHSLKDMPQNTPEGLLNACFPMREDNRDVLVSKNGKKLKELDENSVIGTGSIRREKELLNLRNNVKIKAIRGNIHTRLKKLDDGEYDAIVLAAAGLKRVGLENRITEYFDTDSFMPAPGQGILCIQCRENDNKIRHLLKIINDDEVTIMCKAEREFSKIFDGGCHTPIGCSSVIEGNTLKLKGMFNDNGTRIFKEVEGNRENPKETAQKLAEEIEKEEMKNEKR; encoded by the coding sequence ATGAAATCAAATAAAATAATTATTGGAACGAGAGGAAGCATCTTGGCACTTGCACAAGCAGAAAAAGTGAAGGAAATGCTTATTAAAAAATATGATGAATTAAGAAGTATGGAGAATTTTTGTGAAATTGAAGGGTTTGAGAAAAAAAATTCGCTGGAAATAGAACTGAAAGTTATAGTTACAAAGGGAGATAAAGACCTAAGGGACTTTACAAAAATAAAGGGAACTACGCAAAAGGACTTGTTTGTGAAGGAAATTGAAAAGGAAATGCTGGAAAATAAAATAGATTTGGCGGTACATTCGTTAAAGGATATGCCACAGAACACTCCAGAAGGACTTTTAAACGCATGCTTTCCAATGAGGGAAGACAACCGTGATGTGCTTGTTTCAAAAAACGGGAAAAAATTAAAAGAACTTGATGAAAATTCTGTAATTGGGACAGGAAGCATAAGACGGGAAAAGGAGCTTTTGAATTTGCGAAATAATGTAAAGATAAAAGCAATTCGTGGAAATATTCACACAAGGTTAAAAAAACTTGATGATGGGGAATATGATGCGATTGTGCTGGCTGCGGCTGGATTAAAAAGAGTTGGGCTGGAAAACAGAATTACTGAATATTTTGATACAGATTCATTTATGCCAGCACCAGGACAAGGGATTTTGTGTATTCAATGCAGGGAAAATGATAATAAAATACGACATCTTCTGAAAATTATAAATGATGATGAAGTTACGATAATGTGTAAAGCTGAAAGAGAATTTTCAAAAATTTTTGATGGAGGATGCCATACTCCGATAGGCTGTTCATCGGTTATTGAAGGAAATACATTAAAATTAAAGGGAATGTTTAATGATAACGGAACCAGAATATTTAAAGAAGTTGAAGGAAATAGGGAAAATCCAAAGGAAACTGCACAAAAATTGGCTGAAGAAATAGAAAAAGAGGAGATGAAAAATGAGAAAAGGTAA
- a CDS encoding BMC domain-containing protein, with protein MATLNALGMIETKGLVAAIEAADAMVKAANVTLIGKEHVGGGLVTVLVRGDVGAVKAATDAGAAAAERVGELISIHVIPRPHAEVETILPKGRE; from the coding sequence ATGGCAACATTAAATGCACTAGGAATGATTGAAACAAAAGGATTAGTAGCGGCAATAGAAGCTGCAGATGCAATGGTAAAAGCTGCAAACGTTACTCTAATTGGAAAAGAACACGTAGGTGGAGGATTAGTAACAGTACTAGTAAGAGGAGATGTAGGAGCAGTTAAAGCTGCGACAGATGCAGGAGCTGCGGCTGCTGAAAGAGTAGGAGAATTGATTTCAATTCATGTAATCCCGCGTCCACATGCTGAAGTTGAGACAATTCTGCCAAAAGGAAGAGAATAA